In the Thermotoga sp. Ku-13t genome, one interval contains:
- the map gene encoding type I methionyl aminopeptidase, with protein MIRIKSPQEIERMRVACKAVALVLDDIGKIVVDGATAADVEDFVNKAFRELKVKPAFKGYRGYKYATCVSINEEILHGAPLKRKVFKKGDIVSVDVGAIYEGYYGDGAKTYCVGEVDEIARKLVDTTKQALEKAISFARKGYRVGDISYTIQSVVEAAGFNVIRDYVGHGVGKQLHEEPEVPNYGKPGTGIALVSGMTLAIEVMACEGDYKTVLLDDGWTVVMADGKRSAHFEHTVLIREDGAEVLTSSKG; from the coding sequence TTGATCAGGATCAAATCCCCTCAGGAGATTGAAAGAATGAGAGTTGCGTGCAAAGCTGTAGCATTAGTCCTTGATGATATCGGAAAAATCGTTGTGGATGGAGCCACGGCGGCTGATGTGGAGGACTTTGTGAATAAGGCATTCAGGGAACTCAAAGTCAAACCAGCTTTCAAAGGTTACAGGGGATACAAGTACGCAACTTGCGTGTCGATCAACGAGGAGATCTTGCACGGAGCACCTTTGAAGAGGAAGGTTTTTAAAAAAGGAGACATAGTTTCTGTGGACGTTGGAGCAATCTACGAAGGTTATTACGGTGACGGTGCGAAGACCTACTGTGTTGGCGAGGTTGACGAGATTGCGAGAAAGCTGGTGGATACAACGAAACAGGCTCTGGAAAAAGCCATATCTTTCGCGAGGAAGGGGTACAGGGTTGGAGATATATCCTACACAATACAGAGCGTTGTGGAAGCTGCAGGTTTCAACGTCATAAGAGACTACGTAGGACATGGAGTTGGAAAACAGTTGCACGAAGAGCCCGAGGTGCCGAACTACGGCAAACCTGGCACGGGGATCGCACTCGTTTCCGGAATGACTCTGGCGATAGAAGTGATGGCGTGCGAGGGAGACTACAAAACAGTTCTACTCGACGATGGTTGGACTGTGGTCATGGCTGATGGAAAAAGGAGTGCACACTTCGAACACACAGTGCTCATACGAGAAGACGGCGCAGAAGTTTTGACAAGCAGCAAGGGGTGA
- the infA gene encoding translation initiation factor IF-1, with protein sequence MPKEDVIKMEGTIVEARRNATFVVELDNGYRVLAQISGRMRKNFIKLLPGDRVVVELSIYDLTRGRIVYRKKLDKKSDVDEEEEERS encoded by the coding sequence ATGCCTAAGGAAGATGTCATCAAAATGGAGGGTACCATCGTTGAGGCTCGCAGGAACGCGACTTTCGTCGTCGAACTGGACAACGGCTACCGAGTTCTGGCCCAGATCTCCGGGAGAATGAGAAAAAACTTCATCAAGCTCCTGCCTGGAGACAGGGTTGTCGTGGAGCTCTCCATATACGATTTGACCAGGGGCAGGATAGTTTACAGAAAGAAACTCGATAAAAAATCTGACGTAGATGAAGAAGAGGAAGAAAGGAGTTGA
- the rpmJ gene encoding 50S ribosomal protein L36, translating to MKVRSSVKKRCEYCQIVRRKGRVLVICKANPKHNQKQG from the coding sequence GTGAAAGTCAGATCTTCTGTTAAGAAAAGATGTGAATACTGTCAGATCGTGAGAAGAAAGGGAAGAGTGTTGGTGATCTGCAAAGCGAACCCAAAGCACAACCAGAAACAGGGTTGA
- the rpsM gene encoding 30S ribosomal protein S13 gives MARIMGVELPANKKCFVALTYIYGIGKTRALEILKNTGIDMNKRVKDLTDEEVNKITKYIQDHFKVEGELRAEVNRNIKRLIDIGCYRGVRHKLGLPVRGQSTRHNARTRKGPRPSRIKTKKKKEQTI, from the coding sequence ATGGCGCGCATCATGGGAGTTGAGTTGCCCGCGAACAAGAAATGCTTTGTTGCCCTGACGTACATATATGGCATTGGCAAGACACGAGCGCTGGAAATACTCAAAAATACAGGAATTGACATGAACAAACGTGTGAAAGACCTCACCGATGAAGAGGTCAACAAGATAACGAAGTACATCCAAGATCACTTCAAAGTTGAAGGAGAACTGAGAGCCGAGGTGAACAGAAATATCAAGCGACTGATAGACATAGGTTGTTACAGGGGAGTGCGACACAAACTCGGCTTACCAGTTCGCGGGCAGAGCACACGTCACAACGCAAGAACGAGGAAAGGTCCGAGGCCAAGCAGGATCAAAACCAAGAAGAAGAAGGAACAAACCATCTGA
- the rpsK gene encoding 30S ribosomal protein S11, which produces MARRSESKKKRKVLIDRAIVHIKSTFNNTIVTLTDQDGAVLTWASGGTVGFDGTRKGTPYAAQLAADKVAKEALRMGIKRVDVLVKGPGPGREAAIRTLQAAGLEIDTIKDVTPIPFNGCRPKKKRRV; this is translated from the coding sequence GTGGCGAGAAGATCAGAGAGCAAGAAAAAGAGAAAGGTTCTCATCGATCGTGCGATCGTTCATATAAAATCTACATTCAACAACACGATCGTCACACTGACCGACCAAGACGGCGCGGTGCTCACCTGGGCAAGTGGTGGAACGGTCGGTTTCGATGGAACCAGGAAAGGTACTCCATATGCTGCGCAGCTTGCAGCAGACAAAGTGGCGAAAGAAGCCCTGAGGATGGGCATCAAAAGAGTCGATGTGCTTGTGAAAGGACCCGGACCGGGTCGTGAAGCGGCGATAAGAACGTTACAGGCTGCCGGTTTGGAAATAGACACCATAAAGGACGTTACTCCGATACCTTTCAACGGTTGCAGGCCGAAGAAGAAGAGGAGAGTGTAA
- the rpsD gene encoding 30S ribosomal protein S4, with product MARYTGPVCRLCRREGMKLYLKGERCFTEKCAFDRRPYAPGEHGRNRGKMSQYAFQLRSKQVMKRIYGILERQFRRYFDRALSMPGDTRENLVRLVESRLDNVVFRMGFAINRRQARQLVNHGHFLVNGKKVNIPSYLLKPGDVVEVKESSKSLEVIKRSVELAKGRTIVPWIQVDFEAYRGVFERAPKLEELTDLPVDVQAIVELYSR from the coding sequence ATGGCCAGATACACTGGACCTGTTTGCCGTCTCTGCAGACGAGAGGGTATGAAGCTGTACTTGAAGGGTGAAAGGTGCTTCACGGAAAAGTGCGCGTTCGATCGCAGACCTTACGCCCCTGGAGAGCATGGAAGGAACAGGGGTAAGATGTCGCAGTACGCGTTCCAGCTCAGATCGAAACAGGTGATGAAAAGGATCTATGGAATCTTGGAACGACAGTTCAGAAGATATTTCGATCGAGCTCTCAGTATGCCTGGCGACACTCGAGAGAACTTAGTTAGACTGGTAGAATCGAGACTGGACAACGTTGTCTTCAGAATGGGTTTCGCCATAAACAGGAGACAGGCAAGACAGCTCGTCAACCATGGGCATTTCCTCGTGAACGGCAAGAAGGTGAACATACCGTCTTACTTGCTCAAGCCAGGAGATGTTGTCGAAGTTAAGGAATCGAGTAAATCCCTCGAAGTCATAAAGAGATCCGTTGAGCTCGCCAAAGGTAGAACGATAGTACCGTGGATACAGGTAGACTTCGAGGCATACCGCGGCGTTTTCGAAAGGGCACCGAAGCTCGAAGAACTCACCGATCTGCCTGTTGATGTCCAAGCGATCGTAGAGCTTTACTCGAGGTGA
- a CDS encoding DNA-directed RNA polymerase subunit alpha has translation MEFMIPKRLKVEEERSETDCYYARYVFSPLEKGYGITIGNALRRVLLSSIPSIAIVGLRFIKPERYHEFDTLPGVKEDILEIILNLKKVQLRAEIPIKERIKVMVEKKGPGLLLAGDIKTPAGIEVVNPTLKIATLDEEADLIFELYIQAGKGFVPAQEIEEHPEIGSIPIDGVFSPVLKVNFRVESARVAKRTDYDKLVLEVWTKKSIFPHEALKRAIDTLMNHFKVIDESLPATMAPLSAEFVTVTSQDETAAEQVPHAEEESIYSKKIDELELSIRSLNCLRRDKIETIGDLLKRTEEDLLKIKNFGPKSLEEVKQKLYEKFGLTLRKGG, from the coding sequence ATGGAGTTCATGATACCGAAAAGATTGAAAGTGGAAGAAGAGCGATCGGAAACGGATTGTTATTATGCGAGATATGTTTTTTCGCCACTTGAAAAAGGTTACGGTATCACGATCGGCAACGCGCTGAGGAGGGTGCTCCTGTCCTCCATACCTTCCATCGCCATCGTCGGTTTGAGGTTCATAAAGCCCGAGAGGTATCACGAGTTCGATACGCTCCCCGGTGTCAAAGAAGATATCCTGGAGATCATTCTGAACTTGAAAAAAGTTCAGTTAAGAGCAGAAATACCGATCAAAGAGAGAATCAAAGTTATGGTTGAGAAAAAGGGACCTGGACTGTTGCTGGCGGGCGATATAAAGACGCCTGCAGGTATCGAAGTGGTGAACCCCACCTTGAAAATAGCCACGCTCGACGAGGAAGCAGATCTGATATTCGAACTTTACATTCAAGCTGGGAAAGGTTTCGTGCCAGCCCAGGAGATAGAGGAACATCCGGAGATCGGTTCAATACCCATTGACGGCGTGTTCTCACCTGTGCTCAAAGTGAACTTCAGGGTCGAAAGCGCCAGGGTTGCCAAGCGCACAGATTACGACAAGCTCGTGTTGGAGGTGTGGACGAAAAAATCGATCTTCCCGCATGAAGCATTGAAACGGGCTATCGATACACTCATGAATCATTTCAAGGTCATCGATGAAAGCCTGCCAGCGACGATGGCTCCTCTGTCGGCAGAGTTTGTGACGGTCACATCGCAGGATGAGACAGCAGCAGAACAGGTTCCACACGCTGAGGAAGAGTCTATCTATTCGAAAAAGATAGATGAACTCGAACTCTCCATAAGATCGTTGAACTGTCTCAGAAGAGATAAGATTGAGACCATAGGTGATCTTTTGAAGCGAACGGAAGAGGATCTTCTCAAAATCAAAAATTTTGGGCCGAAATCTCTTGAAGAGGTTAAACAGAAACTGTACGAGAAGTTCGGCCTGACGCTCAGGAAGGGAGGATGA
- the rplQ gene encoding 50S ribosomal protein L17 gives MRHRMVKTKIGSYGSHSRALIRNQLRELVEHRSIVTTVAKAKVVRRFFDKLMAKAVKAAKSNDKAESVALRRQINWYLCDRKLTNKLVDEIAKDLVDRSSGFCRIVRIGQRRGDGAELVLLQIVEKSKD, from the coding sequence GTGAGACACAGAATGGTTAAAACCAAGATTGGTTCGTACGGCAGCCACAGTCGCGCTTTGATAAGGAACCAGCTCCGGGAGCTTGTGGAACACAGAAGCATCGTAACCACGGTAGCAAAGGCCAAAGTTGTCAGGCGCTTTTTCGACAAATTGATGGCCAAGGCCGTCAAAGCTGCGAAAAGTAACGATAAGGCTGAGAGCGTCGCCTTGAGGAGACAGATCAACTGGTATTTGTGCGATAGAAAGCTGACCAACAAGTTGGTCGATGAGATCGCCAAGGATCTGGTTGACAGAAGCAGTGGATTCTGCAGGATCGTAAGGATTGGTCAGAGGAGAGGCGATGGGGCTGAATTGGTCCTCCTTCAAATTGTTGAGAAGAGTAAAGATTGA
- the rho gene encoding transcription termination factor Rho: MNNEQEKNEPITVKINDLEQMTIKQLYELAKQYDIPRYTSMRKRDIIFAILEAQAKSHGLIFGEGVLEILPEGYGFLRSSDNLLPSANDIYISQSQIKKFNLNTGDIISGVIRPPKEGERYFAMIKIEAVNYKSPELSNERVNFENLTPDYPRKRFILETSPDILSTRLIDLFAPMGKGQRGLIVAPPKAGKTTLLKEIANGIAVNHPDTIRIVLLIDERPEEVTDIKESVNAKVIAAPFDMAPDKQIKVAELTLEMAKRLVEYGHDVVILLDSLTRLARVYNIQVPPSGKLLSGGVDPAALYKPKHFFGAARNTREGGSLTIIATALIETGSKMDEVIFEEFKGTGNMELVLSRQLANKRIFPAINLQLSGTRKEELLLDESTLKKVWILRRMLSNMTEEEGLTLILKKLQETESNEDFLALIDQQKVKY; the protein is encoded by the coding sequence ATGAATAACGAACAGGAAAAGAACGAACCAATCACCGTGAAAATTAACGATCTGGAGCAGATGACGATCAAACAACTGTATGAACTTGCAAAACAGTACGACATTCCCCGTTACACGAGCATGAGAAAAAGGGATATCATATTCGCCATCCTGGAGGCGCAGGCGAAATCGCACGGGTTGATCTTCGGGGAAGGCGTGCTCGAGATCTTACCTGAGGGATACGGTTTTTTGAGGAGCAGTGACAACCTGCTCCCGAGTGCCAACGATATCTACATCTCGCAGTCGCAGATAAAGAAATTCAACCTGAACACGGGCGACATCATATCCGGTGTGATAAGGCCTCCGAAAGAAGGTGAGCGGTATTTTGCAATGATCAAAATCGAGGCTGTCAATTACAAATCGCCTGAGCTCAGCAACGAGAGAGTCAACTTCGAGAACCTCACACCAGATTATCCAAGAAAGCGCTTCATACTCGAAACGAGCCCCGACATACTTTCAACCCGTCTCATAGATCTTTTCGCTCCCATGGGAAAAGGACAGAGAGGCCTCATCGTCGCACCTCCCAAGGCCGGAAAGACAACGCTGCTGAAAGAGATTGCCAACGGCATTGCAGTGAACCATCCGGACACGATAAGGATCGTCCTGTTGATCGATGAAAGGCCGGAGGAAGTGACAGACATCAAAGAGTCTGTGAACGCCAAGGTGATTGCCGCGCCTTTCGATATGGCCCCGGACAAGCAAATCAAGGTTGCCGAACTGACACTTGAAATGGCGAAGAGGCTTGTGGAGTATGGTCACGATGTTGTCATCCTGCTGGACAGTTTGACCAGGTTGGCACGCGTTTATAACATACAGGTTCCTCCCAGCGGCAAACTTCTGAGCGGTGGTGTGGACCCTGCTGCCCTGTACAAACCGAAACATTTCTTTGGAGCTGCAAGAAACACGCGCGAAGGGGGCAGCTTAACGATAATAGCCACCGCGTTGATAGAGACAGGATCCAAGATGGACGAGGTCATATTCGAGGAGTTCAAGGGTACTGGTAACATGGAGCTTGTCCTATCAAGGCAACTCGCCAACAAACGTATCTTCCCCGCCATAAATCTCCAGCTTTCTGGGACCAGGAAAGAGGAACTCCTCCTGGATGAAAGCACGCTCAAGAAGGTCTGGATACTCAGAAGGATGCTTTCTAACATGACTGAAGAGGAAGGTCTAACGCTGATATTGAAGAAGTTGCAGGAGACGGAAAGTAACGAAGACTTCCTTGCGCTCATAGATCAGCAGAAAGTGAAATACTGA
- a CDS encoding ROK family glucokinase produces the protein MNVIGVDLGGTNYAVGLVDENGKILARVEGETKVHEGPDAVVRRISDSILSLSKAGSVLAVGVGSPGSIDHHTGTVRFSPNFPGWIDFPLARKIEELTSLKVFVENDANAYALGERTFGVAKGLEHVVCLTLGTGIGGGVITHGILLRGSTGIGAELGHMNVMPNGPKCGCGARGCLEALASATAIRNFVRDGYERHRDSSLFRDKAPDLVTPKDVFDHAKMGDQFALEIFNIVVDAISAAIGSLINIFNPQLVVLGGGIANAGEFLLTPIEERVKNYVLPTMFGSYRIALSQLGKDAGILGAASIVYERLGGK, from the coding sequence TTGAACGTCATAGGTGTCGATCTGGGCGGAACCAACTATGCAGTTGGCCTCGTTGACGAGAACGGAAAGATCCTGGCGAGGGTTGAAGGAGAAACAAAGGTGCATGAAGGACCAGATGCGGTTGTCAGGAGGATATCAGACTCGATTCTGAGTTTGAGCAAGGCTGGTTCTGTTCTCGCTGTGGGTGTCGGATCTCCTGGCAGCATCGATCATCACACAGGCACCGTCAGATTTTCACCCAACTTCCCTGGCTGGATAGATTTTCCGCTCGCGAGGAAGATCGAAGAATTGACTTCTTTGAAGGTTTTCGTTGAGAACGACGCTAATGCCTACGCTCTTGGTGAAAGGACTTTTGGAGTTGCGAAAGGATTGGAACACGTGGTGTGTCTCACGCTGGGCACCGGTATAGGCGGTGGCGTGATAACACACGGGATTCTGCTCAGGGGCAGCACAGGTATCGGAGCAGAGCTCGGTCACATGAATGTGATGCCCAACGGACCAAAGTGTGGTTGTGGTGCTCGTGGATGTCTCGAAGCGCTGGCTTCAGCGACGGCCATAAGGAATTTTGTGAGAGACGGTTATGAAAGGCACAGGGATTCTTCTCTGTTTCGAGATAAAGCACCGGATCTGGTCACCCCAAAAGATGTGTTTGACCACGCGAAGATGGGTGATCAGTTCGCGCTTGAAATTTTCAACATCGTTGTTGATGCCATTTCAGCAGCAATCGGAAGTTTGATAAACATTTTCAACCCACAGCTCGTCGTGCTCGGAGGAGGCATAGCGAACGCCGGAGAGTTTTTGCTCACACCCATCGAAGAGCGTGTCAAGAATTACGTGCTTCCAACGATGTTTGGCAGTTACCGAATCGCGCTGAGCCAGCTTGGGAAGGATGCTGGTATACTCGGGGCAGCCTCGATCGTTTACGAGAGGTTGGGTGGAAAATGA